A window from Triticum aestivum cultivar Chinese Spring chromosome 6D, IWGSC CS RefSeq v2.1, whole genome shotgun sequence encodes these proteins:
- the LOC123144468 gene encoding vegetative cell wall protein gp1 isoform X1, translating into MALNPPVFNATNHALSLFDPSIAKPPGCSSRSLAPPFAAGAASPFAASRSRRPSPGPSHQEMPRRPFAASRSHALRRGSPRPSPREPPPAASPIAPGARPAGPSPPSFTVGRRRRSRPLPLPGGVMQVQNIATHRHLQHLRSFSSHIHIYLSLCLLCLQHLRIELLNIA; encoded by the exons ATGGCTCTTAATCCTCCTGTGTTTAATGCTACCAACCACGCATTAAGCCTCTTCGATCCATCGATCGCTAAGCCGCCCGGCTGTTCCTCCCGCAGCCTCGCGCCGCCGTTTGCCGCAGGTGCCGCCTCGCCCTTCGCCGCCTCCCGCAGCCGCCGCCCGTCACCGGGCCCGTCGCACCAGGAGATGCCCCGCCGGCCCTTTGCCGCCTCCCGTAGCCACGCCCTTCGCCGCgggtcgccgcgcccgtcgccccggGAGCCGCCGCCTGCCGCCTCGCCCATCGCCCCAGGAGCCCGCCCCGCCGGCCCTTCGCCGCCTTCCTTCACCGTGGGTCGTCGCCGCCGGAgccgtcctcttcctcttcccggTGGCGTAATGCAG GTTCAGAACATTGCCACTCATCGGCATCTGCAGCATCTAAGGTCATTTTCGTCACATATTCATATTTACTTGAGTTTGTGCTTACTTTGTTTGCAACATTTAAGAATTGAGCTTCTCAATATTGCATGA
- the LOC123144468 gene encoding vegetative cell wall protein gp1 isoform X2: protein MALNPPVFNATNHALSLFDPSIAKPPGCSSRSLAPPFAAGAASPFAASRSRRPSPGPSHQEMPRRPFAASRSHALRRGSPRPSPREPPPAASPIAPGARPAGPSPPSFTVGRRRRSRPLPLPGGVMQVQNIATHRHLQHLRFMILKLIPFSFKLK from the exons ATGGCTCTTAATCCTCCTGTGTTTAATGCTACCAACCACGCATTAAGCCTCTTCGATCCATCGATCGCTAAGCCGCCCGGCTGTTCCTCCCGCAGCCTCGCGCCGCCGTTTGCCGCAGGTGCCGCCTCGCCCTTCGCCGCCTCCCGCAGCCGCCGCCCGTCACCGGGCCCGTCGCACCAGGAGATGCCCCGCCGGCCCTTTGCCGCCTCCCGTAGCCACGCCCTTCGCCGCgggtcgccgcgcccgtcgccccggGAGCCGCCGCCTGCCGCCTCGCCCATCGCCCCAGGAGCCCGCCCCGCCGGCCCTTCGCCGCCTTCCTTCACCGTGGGTCGTCGCCGCCGGAgccgtcctcttcctcttcccggTGGCGTAATGCAG GTTCAGAACATTGCCACTCATCGGCATCTGCAGCATCTAAG GTTCATGATTCTGAAGTTAATTCCTTTCAGCTTCAAACTGAAATAA